From Erigeron canadensis isolate Cc75 chromosome 5, C_canadensis_v1, whole genome shotgun sequence:
ATGGTGGGTATTCCTGTTTTGGCAAGTAGACTTGTTCAAGTTCAGTCGGTGATCATATCCAAATGTTTGCCGGGCATCGTAAAGAAGATTAACGAGAGGCTGAATTTGTTGGTTATGGAGCTAAATACATTACCACAGAATCTTACTAGCATTCCTGATGCAATGGCTGCTTTTGTTCATATCCTTGGATCCTTGAAAGAAACTCTACAAAAAGTTTTATTACGAGGTGAGTTTGAAGACTTAGATAACAAACAAATGTCTTGCAATGCTCGGTTGGTTGAAATGCTAGATGCGTTTGCAAAAGAACTAAACATGAGTGTCAAGCTTTCTGAAAGTTTTCTAGTTGAGGAGATGCAAGTTTTGGTGGAAGCTAATGGGATTCAATTGCCTCATTTCCTTCCTCATTATGTGTTTTTCTACTTACTCCAACGAAAGGTTAATAGCATCTCTGATTTGCCACTAAGCTTTGTAAACAAAGTATGGGGTTATCTTGAGATGGTTTGTATTAAAATCTTGATTGATTATTGTACTAATTATCCTCAACTCCAACACTCCATGAGAAAAGCAGCTCAAAATATGATGGCAAAAATGAAGAACAAGTTTATGAAAAGGGTTGCTGAAATGATAGAGATGGAAAAGATTACTGATTACACATGTGACCCTGATTTCATTGTTACCTGGAACAAATTAAAGGCTAACAACTATGAGAAGTTTTCAGACGCTATGTGCAAACGCTCAGAGAATATCAAAATAGAAGAGTTTGGGGTGATTAACGTTAAGCATTTGTTTGATGTTCCACAAAGCAAGAGGGACGAAGCGTTTAATTTGCAAATGAGGATGATGGCTTATTGGAAAATTGTTCTCAAACGAATGGTGGACTACATAGCACTTCAACTTCGGTTTCTAATTCAAAAAATGGTGACCAAGGAAATGGAGACGGAAATTGTGAATGAGGTGATGGTACATGGTGGCGGTATAGAGAAGATGTTGGGTGAAACACCATCTGTGGCGAAAAATAGGGAGAGGCTTCAAAGAAGCATTGGCTTGCTTCAGGAATCAAAAGAAATCATCGAAGAAGTAATGGATGACATTCTTGTTAAAGCTGATTAATAAAGTTCTAGAGATTGAATAATGCATTTTTAATTGGGAATGGCTATCCACACAAATTATTCTCAATATAGACaccaatattttaattaaaatcttaataataatgtatcatgatgtttttattttctttttattctcttctcctttttacttttactataaaaaaaatgtaataaccATGATATACTAATCATGATGTCttgttacttttttatttttagtttactttGATAATCATGttgttttattacttttttctttatatatataatataatacattttactttttattgcaattgaaacactaaaaatataataaatcattAACATGCACCTTATATAATTATAGATAATAGTAGAAGATACATAATAGTAGaagatataaataatactcatagataataaaatattttaatcattttcttaatcAATATTAATACAAGTTCTCACCCCTACTGAATTACGTCTAAGGAATTTAATCTGGTGTTACATATTTTGTCTATCCAAAAAAGGATTTTCCCATGCCCGATCAAATGCGTGACTAGACCATTGTGGATGCGTAGGAGGTACCGGAAAATCTCCTTGTAACACCAGTCTCATGAAATGATTACGATTGACTCGTCCAATTACACAAATATCATGTGGTTGTGAACTTGGTGGGCTAGTAAAAAGCAGAAAGCACGTTGTCTCCCCATCTTTGCTCAAAAAAACAACCACCACATTATACCTTGAAGCAATGAGTAACCCAGTCTCTGGCATAGTCATCCAATATGGTGGATCTGCAAATCCTTCTTCAAAGTGATTCAGCATGTACTGAAGTGATTGTATGCCTTCTTTGTTAAAAATTGTAGTGTATCTTGCATTATGCACAGATAACTCATCCAATAAATCCATACGAATTTGACGCCAATCATCTTGATGACGACCAATGCAAACAGTCGTTGCTCTAAATCCACAGTTTCCATCTCCTAGTACATTTTAAACCTGTGTGATATACGGAAGAAAATCTTCAAATCCTTGATCAATTAAATAATCTTTATCGTTCATACTTGGATCTAGATTTTGGGTTTCGGgtgtatacatatatggatctggATTGTGGTACATATATGGATTTGGATTGCGGTACATATATGGATTTGGATTGTGGGTTTCGGTTGTATACACATATGGATCCGGATAGTATGCATTCTGGTGTTGACTTTGGCTCATAAAAGGATCTTGAAAGAATGGTTGGCTTGAATGAAAGACTTCCGGAATATCATCCATTAAATTTGAACCACTCATGGGTGGGCCTTCGTCAAATTCGAAACAGCTGTCAGCTGGGACCTCATTTAGGTCAAATTCGAAACATCTATCAGTTGGGACCTCATTTAGGTCAAATTCTAAACAGTTGTGTCTGGCCGGCTCATTACCCGAATTGACATAATCGGGAATGGTTGAACAACTATATCTTGTTGAGGAAAACTTGACACgttttttttgttgcgatttcttTGGTCGTCCACGGGTATTTTTTTGAACTCGCGGTTCCCGAATGTCGATTGTACTTGGACTGAATATATTCTTCAACTTTCTTAACCAGCTCTTTCTTCCATCTTTGGACTGCTTGTTGTAGTTTTCTTTAAAATGTTCCAGTACACTCCCACAACtaacatcatcatcttccacAAATGTTGCCGGTGAAAAATCTAACTTTCTCCAAAAGATGTCAATCAAATCCAATGAAATACATTGACCtacattaaaaaataagtaagtattgtatatacaacttttaaagaaatgttataaaaataaatctatCGTATTATACTTACCTGAATTTATATACTTCAAAAGTTCACAAGAACATGGTAACCCACAACTGTTGCGAAGTCGGCAATCACAATCTGAAGGGTCTACTTGATGATAATTCGTAAGAATTATATTGAGAGCTTCATTGGAAACAAAACCATGTAACATTTTGAAACATCGTAGATTGTGCTTCTGATAATGGATAATTCTGCTTTTTTCGAAGCTTGCTTTGATCGCCGTATGTTGAGACTGAACCAGACGATTAATACAGCCCACAAGTTCATGCAAAGTGCATCTTTTAGATTTCAAATATTTCTTTAGGACCGCATGTTGACTTTCTACTCTATTGGTGTTGTTGTTTCCAAAATTGAGATGTTGATCAATCCACACAGACACAAACATTTCTTTGTATTTTTCCAACCAAGTTTCATTCAAATACTTAAGAACACCTAAATGGTAACGTAAAGTTGTAtgagaaatataaaaagaaaaaaaaaaatatacgttgggagattaaaaaaaaatgttaaaggCGAATATAGAAAACATACGTGGATATTTTGTCAAATATAACTGAAGTTGACTGTAATTTTTCGTGTAAGAATCCATGGTTGTAGACTTCTCTAGTTTACTCCATAATTCATTAAAGTTGCTCCAATCACGTGTTGACTTGATAGTTTGCCTACAGTGGTCGAAAATATTACGACTGATGTGAATTCTACAAAGTAATTGAGCTGCATCTGGGAAAATCTCTTTGCATGCATTTACTAGAGCCAACTCTCTGTCGGTAACTATAACACGTGGGTGCATGCAACAATCTAAAGTCAACTTGAGACAATTTAAGACCCATGTATAGTTAGTTGTCCTTTCATTTTGTATAAATGCAAAAGCTATCAAAAATGTCTTGTTGGTCGACGTTACACCAACAATCTCCACAAAAGGAAAATTGTAATAGTTGGTCTTGTACGTGGCATCGATAATCAACACATGTGGAAATGCACGCCAAATACTGAATGATGTTTGATGCACAAAGAATAGATTTTCTAGCTCGTTCGAAGCAGTTTTAGAAAATTCGTAAACATAATTATTAGAATGCAAAAGAGCCATGAGAACCTGCATTGTACATTTGaatgtttataataaaatgacaagatttctaaaaataaaaataataaaaaaaaatagccatGAGAACCTGCATTGGAGAATTGCCTACTTGCTCGGCCATGCGAAGTTTAGTGCGTGCGTTGTAGATCGTACTAATTATAGACACATTACTTAGATTCCTCTCCCTAACGATTGATAAAATATCACGTGGGGGCATATTCATCgctctcaattcttcaactaaACTAAACTCATCTTGAGTTAACCGTTGTACATATGGATGACCCTCCATACTTCGTAAAGGGCGATGGTTATGTTCATCACATATGACTGCTAACGTCCAataattatattcatttgaatATTTCGCTTCTAATTCGAATGGACAGTCAGTTTTTCTTGTGCAGGGAGCTCTAATTGAACCCTTCTGTTTATATTTGCCGCCATGATCATACATCAGTACAACTTTATACACGAAACCACTAAGATAACTGTTCGATCTTTTGGTGACAATGACAACACCAACATAGTATGCCAGGTTCTTTACCCAATTCATCAATTCTTCTTGAGAGCTAAACacctaaaataaattttatcgTTCTAGACTTTATCGaaataatatgaaatttaagatatataaatcaagtactctaaataataaaaatgcaataaaaacatatgaatataaagataagaaatgcatttaataataaaaactcaataattacaTAATATACCTCGTTAGTGAAAAATTCTGGTGTagtcataaaaaatttattgtcTTCCATTGGATAATTTTGCAACACCTATTTAGAcagataaaaaattaaaaatatttaaaaattcaaaatatagtcctacaattattattatcatattaataagaaaaataaataatgttaaattgattaaacataactaaataaaatatgtgTATAAAAATATCCAACGACAATATAGTCctacaatttataaaaatcagttttattaaaaattctcttaaaaaaGACCCTCCCCTATATAATTACTtatatccataaaaaaaaaaaaaaaacacttccCACTCccaaaaaataatatagatCGACCTTCTTTTTCTCTCCATCCTCTCCCCCCAAAAAACCTCCACCTTTTTCTCTCCCTCTTCCAACCGGCCGCCAACCACCGCCCTCTCTCACCCCCCAAAAAAATTCTCACCCTCTTTTTTTCTCCATTCTCATATCCAGCCGCTCTTTTTGTATACTTATATATTTACGAATGGTAGTGCGGTTTACATTCGTAAAGTGGCGATTGGTGGCGGTTACAATTTAGATCCGTCACTCTTTTTGTCTACATATTCATATCTGGCCGGAACTTGGGGTTACGGATTTGATGGCTGTTTTTCAGATCTGCCTGGAAGTGGGGGTTACGGATTTAATGGCTTCTTTTTCAGATCTGGCCAGAAGTGGGGGTGGTGGCCGGAATTGTTGGTCGTCGGTTTTTGGGGGTGGCATGTGTTGTCGGTGGTCGTGGACGGAGGTGGGTGaaagtggtggtggttgattGCTTCGTTTTTCAGATCTAAAAAGGCGGCCGGATTTTGTCACGAGAGGTGGCTGGAGGTGGCGGATAGTGGCGATCGTTTTCAGTAAGTATAGATGCACATATGACAATATGTATACAGATATGTATTTAAAGATCAAGTTTTATGTCGTCGGAAAATAGATGCTTGCCGGAATTTTTTGCCTGAAAGATTTACGTTTGTATATGTGTTCGTGTGTAAGTGTATGTACATCTAATGTGTGCAAAGTGAATATGGAAAGAAATTAACCTGCACTTGAAAGTGCGGTTTGGACCGATTAAATCACGATCTAACAACATCTAAGTGTGCGGAATCCACTTAGATTTGTCTTTGAAGTTTCTGTAAAGTTATgaacatataatcacgaattacatgaagaataagagataagaacagatgtaaaactcgtgaatatcattaatcatatggatattacaccaaatcagtatacatctgaccgacatggggtatagatctctaccccgtgcactatgaacgaaatctgttgcaactcaAATCGTTAATCGAAACCCTAGACCTAGGTGTTCTATATATAGGCTGCTAAACGGGCTGGACTTCAATCTCGTTCGTGGGCTTTAAGCTCCTTCACACGAagtgatgatgacatcatcacgactTTGATGAAGCCTTCTCTTCATCATGACCAGCCTCTAGAATTgtattgcgacggacaataaaagcctctcagaaattgcttctacagactcCTCCTTTTCCGTTGCAATCAATTCTAGATAAACTCCGATAATCAATAGCTACCGAAAAACCTGAATCCACTGGCTCTCCCTTAATTGATGATATCAAGTGTTCTTGTTGAAACTTGATCTTCTGACATCGCatcctgatcttcaaactgcaaagtcTCTGTCCCTCTATGACAACCAATCAACCTAACACATCTCattgtagttctccccctcaactGGTAACCACCTCCGAATTAAGCATTGCCACCTTCCACTTAGGATCGTCGCTTGCCTAATCGGCATACAatagagaagttgaatttccaacaatcagcatcaaatcaaccagctatcacaaagataagaaactctACAACCTGCATCACAAAATCTAATACCATAGACCCTGTCTCAAATATAGCAGCATCAAACTCAGTTTTGTATCTCCACAACTCTACtaatcacctgaagtctttctTATCGGATCTCCCCTTCAGTTATATAAACCGCCAATCACATAAAGATCTTAATCTCGCAGTGAAACTTATATATCGCCTGATTACTATCCTTACATCATGGAATATAGAtaggttcaatcttcaaatactcaaacaacaaataaccaGCTTCATCATTTCAATACTTCAACAAAGTTTTAACTATGTCTCGTATCTTCAATTTTATCAATCACCCAGAGTCTTTTCTATCTGAGATCTCACTAAGGTACAATCTGCATGTACTTCAACCACAAGTGATCAACTTCATTGCTCCAATATTTCGACAAAAGCTTCCATAACTGCTATATAGAAGATCATTTGTTAAACAGTGTCAATCAAAACTGAAAACACTATGATCTTCAATACTCAAGCATTTTAAAAATGACACTATCAATTTGTTAAGCTGAACAGAATAACTCTAAACTGAGTAACACTTTGAGTAACACCCTTGCTGCTAATATAACTAGAGTAATTGCAGAATTATTCTGAGAAATTCAAAAGAATCGTTATATTCCCCCTTATTTCTGCGTAAATTCTACAACCTGCAGAGTTTTGTTGAGAAAACTGAAGAAATCTCATCGAAGAACAaccttgaaatttttattccaccgaagaacaaccttgaaatttttattccccCCTTTTCTCTGCAAATACTCTGAAAATCAGCCTATAATAGGTTACGGtatctctcattcttgaggttcttcaaAATGCTTAGAGCTCACGACATTTAAAGATCTTCGCCAAACAGGGTATACccgttttccctccaaattttcatgGGAAAACACATTTACATGAAATGTTGATATTcatgtaaatttttattaataaggccATGGGAAATTTTTGATAATTGTcgaaaattttcatccaaaacgtGCCGAAAACGCACAAAAACGGACCGAAAACTTTTCGAACGctaccaaacttcaaatctccatgaatcataccattttaagaccatggaccgaaatttttttgttttttttttggtttttctactACCCTGTCTTGTGTGCTTCATAGGATATGTCTCCACACAACTTAGAACCTCTTTACTCGATCTGTTTCTTGTTATCTTCAAACAAGGAAGTAGACATCTTCGTGTTAATGCAAGCACGTAGGATAAACCTCTACGTGATGGCATAAGCGCGAACTTGCTTTAGATCGACATATCATCTTCAACATGACGTCAACGCGAAGTAAGGAATACTAAGgcatgacgtaagcacgaacttgATATGAATTATGTGATTATCTTCGTGTTATGTCAACACGAGGGAAAGtcctcttcgtgatgacgtatacacgaacttgatcataaaaatgtgattatcttcgtggtgacgtcagcacgaaggaaagtcctcttcgtgatgacgtataCACGAACTTAATCAGAATTCGTGATATCTTGTCCATGAACTCGTGGTGACGTCCTCGTGAACTTGATCCACTTCGTgctgatgtaagcacgaagtcaAAGGAAATATCATGCGAATACTAGCCACTTcatgctgacgtaagcacgaggctAAATcctcttcgtgctgacgtaagcacgaagctGCACGAACTTCTTCATCTTCACGAACTGAACACGAATTCAACAGAAAATCTTCAATAAAGATCACAATTGAAAGCAAAATCGCTTCCgccgctctgataccaattgaaagtGCGGTTTGGACCGATTAAATCATGATCTAACAACATCTAAGTGTGCAGAATTCACTTAGATTTGTCTTTGAAGTTTCTGTAAAGTTATgaacatataatcacgaattacatgaagaataatagataaaaacagatgtaaaactcgtgaa
This genomic window contains:
- the LOC122601588 gene encoding dynamin-related protein 4C-like, with amino-acid sequence MVKKRKVTLQVDNDTTKSDCGALLIHSSFANQSQKFPPLVSSYNDKIRPILDAVDRLRCLNVTQEGISLPTIVVVGDQSSGKSSVLESLAGISLPRGQGICTRVPLIMRLQHHSDPVPEFLLEFQKKSVKIMEESKICEAIDEATVEIAGNSKGISNVPLTLVVKKNGVPDLTMIDLPGITRVPVHDQPENIYEQISDIIMEHIKPEESIILNVLSATVDFPTCESIRMSRRVDITGQRTLAVVTKSDRSPDGLLEKVTTNEVNIGLGYVCVRNRINDETYDEARIQEAKLFETHSLLSKIDKSMVGIPVLASRLVQVQSVIISKCLPGIVKKINERLNLLVMELNTLPQNLTSIPDAMAAFVHILGSLKETLQKVLLRGEFEDLDNKQMSCNARLVEMLDAFAKELNMSVKLSESFLVEEMQVLVEANGIQLPHFLPHYVFFYLLQRKVNSISDLPLSFVNKVWGYLEMVCIKILIDYCTNYPQLQHSMRKAAQNMMAKMKNKFMKRVAEMIEMEKITDYTCDPDFIVTWNKLKANNYEKFSDAMCKRSENIKIEEFGVINVKHLFDVPQSKRDEAFNLQMRMMAYWKIVLKRMVDYIALQLRFLIQKMVTKEMETEIVNEVMVHGGGIEKMLGETPSVAKNRERLQRSIGLLQESKEIIEEVMDDILVKAD
- the LOC122601589 gene encoding PKS-NRPS hybrid synthetase cheA-like → MRCVRLIGCHRGTETLQFEDQDAMSEDQVLQNYPMEDNKFFMTTPEFFTNEVFSSQEELMNWVKNLAYYVGVVIVTKRSNSYLSGFVYKVVLMYDHGGKYKQKGSIRAPCTRKTDCPFELEAKYSNEYNYWTLAVICDEHNHRPLRSMEGHPYVQRLTQDEFSLVEELRAMNMPPRDILSIVRERNLSNVSIISTIYNARTKLRMAEQVGNSPMQVLMALLHSNNYVYEFSKTASNELENLFFVHQTSFSIWRAFPHVLIIDATYKTNYYNFPFVEIVGVTSTNKTFLIAFAFIQNERTTNYTWVLNCLKLTLDCCMHPRVIVTDRELALVNACKEIFPDAAQLLCRIHISRNIFDHCRQTIKSTRDWSNFNELWSKLEKSTTMDSYTKNYSQLQLYLTKYPRVLKYLNETWLEKYKEMFVSVWIDQHLNFGNNNTNRVESQHAVLKKYLKSKRCTLHELVGCINRLVQSQHTAIKASFEKSRIIHYQKHNLRCFKMLHGFVSNEALNIILTNYHQVDPSDCDCRLRNSCGLPCSCELLKYINSGQCISLDLIDIFWRKLDFSPATFVEDDDVSCGSVLEHFKENYNKQSKDGRKSWLRKLKNIFSPSTIDIREPRVQKNTRGRPKKSQQKKRVKFSSTRYSCSTIPDYVNSGNEPARHNCLEFDLNEVPTDRCFEFDLNEVPADSCFEFDEGPPMSGSNLMDDIPEVFHSSQPFFQDPFMSQSQHQNAYYPDPYVYTTETHNPNPYMYRNPNPYMYHNPDPYMYTPETQNLDPRDGNCGFRATTVCIGRHQDDWRQIRMDLLDELSVHNARYTTIFNKEGIQSLQYMLNHFEEGFADPPYWMTMPETGLLIASRYNVVVVFLSKDGETTCFLLFTSPPSSQPHDICVIGRVNRNHFMRLVLQGDFPVPPTHPQWSSHAFDRAWENPFLDRQNM